The Bifidobacterium coryneforme genome segment CCTCCGTCAGACCATCGACGCTCTGTATCCGCCGGAATTCGCTCCGCCGGCTGAAATGAGCGGCTCCTCCCCCGTCTCCGTGGACCAGGCCGCCGAGTGGGTACGGGCCCTGATCGAAAGGTGGCGCTGATGAGCATCGGTCAGGTGACCTGGCGCTGGCCCTGGATCATGGCCCTGGTCCTGGCAGTATCCATAGTGGTGGCCCTGGCGGTCTTCTGGGTCGAATCCAGGCGAGATGTCCATGGACGGAACAACAAGCAGGAAGAGGCACGGATCGAGGTCTGGAGCCTGGACGATGACCTGAATACCGAGGCCGGTGTCGGGCTCTTCCGCCAGTGGCGGAGTCTGGGTCGTCTGGCCTGCCTGCTCCTGATTCTGACCCTCCTGGCCGGTATCGGTCTGGCAGGACGTCCTTCAACCGTCGATGCGACCCAGGAAACCGGTCACAGCAGGGATATCGTTCTCTGCCTGGACGTCTCCGGTTCCACCCTCCCATATGACCAACAGGTCCTGGCATCCTACCTGGACCTGGTCGGGAGGTTCAGGGGGGAACGAATCGCTCTGAGCATCTTCAATTCCACCTCGCGCACAGTCTTCCCCCTGACAGACGACTACGACATGGTCACCAAGGAACTGCGCAGGGCCAACGACATCCTCAAAGGGGTCCAATCCCAGGACGAAATCGACAAGATGAGCGACCAGCAGTACCAGGACGTCAGCGATTGGCTGGAAGGAACCCAGAACCGCAAGGACACCACCTCCCTGATCGGCGATGGTCTCATCGGCTGCGCCAGCCTCCTTCCCGGTTTCACCACCAAGGATGCAGGTAAGCAACAGGGTAAGGGGCGCGCCGCCTCGGTGGTCCTGGCCACCGACAACGTGGTCTCGGGAGAGCCGACGTACACCTTGGAGGAGGCCCTCAATCTGACCTCAAGAACCGGAATCGCCGTGGACGGCCTCTATTCGGGCCCCAAGGAGAGCATCTCGGACGACAGCACCCAGGAGATGCGCCGTCTGATCGAATCGCACCAAGGCATATTCCTGCTTCAACAGAACGGTGATTCCATCGACTCACTGGTAAGGCAGATCGAACAACGCCATGGCGGCAACCCGGGCACCATCAGGCAATCGAGTCAGGTGGACTCCCCCGGCTGGTGGGTCCTTGCCATGAGCCTGACCCTGGGCGGATACCTGATTCTGGTCTGGAGGCTGAAGCGGTGAACATCCTGAACGGTCTGACCCTGTCCCCCTCCCTGGGATGGGTGGGTGGAGGAATACTGGCCTCTGTCCTCGTGATCCTGGCAATATCCATCCCCATCGCCCACCACAGGACCAGGGGCCATACGGACGCAGGCACCCTGTCGATGGTGCGGCGAACGGCCATGGTGCTCGTCCTGGCTCTTATGGTTCTGACACCCAGCTCAGTCAGTCAGACCACCAACCGGGCAGTCAACGCCACCGATGTATATATAGCGGTCGACGTGACAGGATCCATGTCCGTCAAGGATGCCGCCTACGGGGATCACACCGGCATCTCACGTCTGGAAGCCGCGCGCCTCGCCGTTGCCGACCTGACCAGTGCCTATCCGGATGCCTCTTTCGCGGCTCTCCGCTTTGGGGCATCCGGCACCCTGGACCTTCCCCTGACGCCGGATGACAGGGCCGTCGGAAACTGGGCCCGGGGGTTGCGGACGGAGCCCACCTCCCAATCGACGGGCTCCAACCTGGATGCCCCCCTGGACCAGCTTGTCCTCTCCATGAAGGAGACCCGTGAGCACCACCCGGATGACCGCATACTGCTCTATCTGATCACCGACGGTGAGCAGACAAGCAATCACTCCAGACGCTCCTTCTCGGCCTTGCGCGCCTATCTGGACGATGCCTTCGTGCTGGGAACAGGCTCCAGCGAGGGCGGGCGGATCCCCGTCAGCCCGGACTCCCTGGGCACCGATGAAGAGAACCCACCTACCGAAGCGGATCAATGGGTCAATGACCCCCAGACCGGTCAGCCCGGTATCTCCGTCATGGACGAAAAGAACCTGAAGGCCTTGGCAGACGAAATGAGCGGCTCATACGAGCATCTCGGCCAGGGGCGAACGTTGGATTCCGGGAACACGGCCAAGGCCTCGAAGCGGTATCGGGTGACCACGGTGACCAAGACCCGGCAGCATGTCACACCACTGGTCTGGCCTCTGACCTTGGTGGAAGCCGCCCTCCTGATCTGGGAACTGGCCGATTGGATCCGCACCTCAAGGAGACTCCTATGAGTTCGGCAAAACAGCAACAGCCCGCGGGGATGGAAACAAAACCAGCAAACAGGAAACCCCTGCCGGGTGTCAGGATAATCCTGGTCATCCTGGGTCTGGTCATGGCCCTGGTGGCGGTCTGGGGGCTGGCCAACATCCACGCCATCAGTACCTACAATGAGGCCACCCGGTCCCTGAACACCAGCATTGCCGAAGCCAACCGGTCCGATGCGGACCCTGACAGGATCAAGGCCATCCAGGACCAGACCGACAAGCTCTTCCATCAGGCGGAATCCTTGGGTCCGATCCTCCTGCCGGGAACCAGACAGGCCATACACAAAAGCAAGGCCGTCAGTGACAAACTGACCAGAAGGGTGACCAGGCAGATTCGCAGTCAGGAGGTCGCCAAGGGCGAGGAAGGGCAGGCC includes the following:
- a CDS encoding VWA domain-containing protein; its protein translation is MSIGQVTWRWPWIMALVLAVSIVVALAVFWVESRRDVHGRNNKQEEARIEVWSLDDDLNTEAGVGLFRQWRSLGRLACLLLILTLLAGIGLAGRPSTVDATQETGHSRDIVLCLDVSGSTLPYDQQVLASYLDLVGRFRGERIALSIFNSTSRTVFPLTDDYDMVTKELRRANDILKGVQSQDEIDKMSDQQYQDVSDWLEGTQNRKDTTSLIGDGLIGCASLLPGFTTKDAGKQQGKGRAASVVLATDNVVSGEPTYTLEEALNLTSRTGIAVDGLYSGPKESISDDSTQEMRRLIESHQGIFLLQQNGDSIDSLVRQIEQRHGGNPGTIRQSSQVDSPGWWVLAMSLTLGGYLILVWRLKR
- a CDS encoding vWA domain-containing protein yields the protein MNGLTLSPSLGWVGGGILASVLVILAISIPIAHHRTRGHTDAGTLSMVRRTAMVLVLALMVLTPSSVSQTTNRAVNATDVYIAVDVTGSMSVKDAAYGDHTGISRLEAARLAVADLTSAYPDASFAALRFGASGTLDLPLTPDDRAVGNWARGLRTEPTSQSTGSNLDAPLDQLVLSMKETREHHPDDRILLYLITDGEQTSNHSRRSFSALRAYLDDAFVLGTGSSEGGRIPVSPDSLGTDEENPPTEADQWVNDPQTGQPGISVMDEKNLKALADEMSGSYEHLGQGRTLDSGNTAKASKRYRVTTVTKTRQHVTPLVWPLTLVEAALLIWELADWIRTSRRLL
- a CDS encoding DUF6466 family protein — translated: MSSAKQQQPAGMETKPANRKPLPGVRIILVILGLVMALVAVWGLANIHAISTYNEATRSLNTSIAEANRSDADPDRIKAIQDQTDKLFHQAESLGPILLPGTRQAIHKSKAVSDKLTRRVTRQIRSQEVAKGEEGQAADLQEQNGQGQQGLTQEQQDKVDEILRQNQQVQDPSTGPQTSQGKEDPKTVKPW